ACATCGTCACTGAACATATTGATGATCATAAATGTGATAGAAGTGTTTCAGTTGCTTCAAAGCAGAACACCAATTTGCCTTCTGATTGTAGTAGTGCAGATTGCTTTGATGATAGATCCCCACTTGTAACAAAGGGAGTTGATTCCTCATCATTCGGTGCAGGTGGCAGGGTAAATGAGTTAGCTTCAAACCTAAAACCTGATGTTCCTGTCAGCAGTATGTTGGGTATGTATATACTGAAGCATTAAGTGTAATAATTGAGCTTTTGCTTTCCTCCTTTATGCCTTCATTCACGCATCCTGTATCATATGCTAACTTAGTGTTCCTTGGTACAGTGGATTGTGTTCTTTTGCCTTCTGATAAGGGTATGCCAGCCAATACTGTTTTGGATAAGAAAGAGGTTCAGGTACCATCTTCAGAAGCAAGTTTCTCAGTCGTAAAGACTTCTGAAATGACAACCGAAAAAGGTGCTTCTTGTGAGACTGGTGAACAGTTCTCATGCAAGATAGTTGATCAGTCATTGTTAATGAAGAATACCACTACACTTGAAGGCGAAAATGGAGACCAAACACTTTGTGGAGTCACATTGGAGGTTGGAAAGGATATGCACTCATCATCTATTGTCTCTGATTCAACAGTGAGGAAGACTGATGGTGACAAAGCTCTAGTTATCTCTGAGGTTTCTACAGATTCTGCAGGTGACCTATAATTCATAGTATATCTTGGTTTACAGTTAGCTAGTTATTATCTCAACttaaatttgaatataataaaattCTTATTAGTTATTTCTTATACATCAATCCTTTAGGGTGCGTTTGGTACTTCTATTTGGTAGTCTTCCATAGCCAGTGCATTCATTTAAATGCCTGTTTCACTGTTTTCCTTATCTTGTTATTATGGCGCTGTCAGGTGATGCTTCAACTCAGCTGAACAAGACCTTGATGAATTCAGTGCCTTCAACTTCAATGGAAACCTCCCATAATACTGACCAAAATCACCATAAAGATAATAATTCCAGATTGGTTTCTGAAGAGATCAGTGGTCGTGTTGCTGTGCATCAGGTTGATGGTGAGTTTCTTTATCAGTTTTTTCTTGAAgtgattaaaatttaatattttatgccTTTCATGGTGGAACCCATCCTTTACTGTTGTCCCCAGTCATTTTCCCTTAGATTGTTCATTTTTTGTGTTGGTAAAAAGtttgttttcttctttctttgctaTCCCTCCCACCTCTCCTTTGGGCTCTCGAGATGGATCTTTCTTTGTTTTTAACTTCTTTATTTTGTCATGTTGAATGGTAACtcaaatttttattgtttttagaGATGTAAAAGTCCATGAATAAATTGCATGCTTAGCCTCTTTCATGCGACTGTTTTCATTTGAGACCATTTCATTAGTCTTTTCTGTTTTCCTCCCACAATTTTCATGTTATCATTCTCATGGGTTATTTTGATTTTGCAGTTGATCCTGCAAAGGCTACTTCCTTTGCTTCTGTGCCTTCATCTGAATCTCAAACTAAGTTTCACATGATGGAAAGTGGAAGTAGCAGTGCTGATCTTGACAATCCTTCCTGTGGCTCTCCAATTGTCATTAGAACTTCCGAGCAGTCACAAGGTAAAATTGAAAATGGTGTGAAAAGATCCAAAGATCAGAGTGCTGTAGCATCTGGTGTCACTAATGAGGAAGCGAACAAAGAGAAGTCAATTTCTCAGGATACAGAAGGAAATGATGCAACTCCAGGAGACAAAAGTTTCACCTTTGAGGTACCTCCATTTTTAGGTGTGTCTGAACAAGAATCTGGAAAGAATTGGCAACCTTTTTCGACCACGCAACACGACAAAATATCCCCGGTAAAGTTTCATTTTCCAAAGTGATGCATATGGTTTTGTTAAAAAGTCCATTTTGTGCTCTACTATTGTCCTGCTTCTTGTCTTCTAGCTGAAGAATTTTAAGAAGTATGATTCTACTTTTTGTTTTTCATTCCGGTTATGCTCTATCCCTCATGCACTTGCTCTCTCACTCTTTGTCTCATACAAGAAGGCCATGGAAGGAACTCCATCAACCTCTGGCTTAAGCAAAGCGGGGGCCAAGGCTGCTCGAGAGACAAGTTGTGCAAATCTTCAGGCACCTAAAAGGGAGGATGTGCGTGGTGGCTTCAAAGGGACTTCTGAGCGTAAAACAAGACGAACAGGTGGTAAGAGTGCAAGTAAGGAAGCTGCTAAAAAGGGAAATGCTGCAAAAGAGAGAACCCCTGCAAGGGAATCAGAAAGAAGTGATAGAACAAGTAATCTGTCACTCAGTTCTGCTGGAACTGGTCAACTTGTGCAATCCAATGAGATGCAGCACTATGGACATATAGAAGGCGGTAATATGAAACCATTTGGTGTTCTTTCTACTTCAGTATCTAGTCTGCCAGACTTGAACACATCAGCTTCTTCATCTGCAGTTTTTCAACAGCCTTTTACAGATTTGCAGCAAGTTCAGTTGCGCGCTCAGATTTTTGTATATGGAGCTTTGATGTAAGACTTGTAACTTTCATTTTGTCTTGGcatgtattaaaatttttgtGCATGTGCTTTGGTATTCTTGTCAACTCCAGTTGTTTCTGGTATTGCATTTTCATTTAGTACGTTTGATCATCTGAGCACATCTATCTAAATGTTTTGAATAATGTTGCTGCAGACAAGGAACAGTACCTGATGAGGCATATATGATATCAGCATTTGGAGGACCTGGTTAGGTTTCTTATCTCTAAATATGTTATCTTTGGGACTTTTATACAGATATGTTCACTATTTTGGGCTGTCTGCAGATGGTGGAAGAACCATTTGGGAGAATGCTTGGCGAGCAGGTACTGAGAGGGTACATGGTAAAAAATCACTTCTTGTTAGCCCTGAAACTCCGTTGCAGTCTCATATAGGTATCTTTGCTCGTCTTAAGTTGTTGAAATAGTTTCTTCTGATTCTGTTATCTATTAATTTTGTGCCTTGGTTGAGATGCTCAGGTGCTAAAACTTCTGATCAATCGATCAAACAAAATACACTTCAGAGTAAGGCTACATCCTCACCTGCTAGTCGTTCTACCAGCAAGGGTACTCCAACAACATCAATTGTAAACCCAATTATACCCCTTTCATCACCACTATGGAGTATTCGTACACCTTCTGGTGACGCCCTTCAACCTACTGGCTTTCCAAGAGGTGCAGTTATGGATTATCAGCTAGCAATTTCTCCATTACATCCTTCAGCTACAAGGAATTTAATCGGACACAATTCTTCTTGGATGTCCCAATCCCCTTTTCGTGGCCCCTGGACTCCACAGACTTCTGCATTTGATGGCAATGCTGGTTTTCCTGTGCGTCCAATCACAGAAGCAGTTAATTCAAATCCTGGAATAGCATCTGTGCCTCATTCTTCTAGCATGAAACAGGTTTCTGCAGTTCCTGTGGTCCAGAGTGGAAGTCCTGCCAATATTTTTGCAGGGACTCCACTGCTTGACACAAAAAAGGCAACATTAAAACCTGGTCACCATTCTGCTGATCCAAAGCCTAGAAAACGGAAAAAGTCTACAGTTCCTGAGGAGTCTGGGCAGAGTATACCTCATTTTCAATCAGAGTCCCCATTGGCTACTGTTGTGGTTAGTCAGACCTCTACACCTGCTGTAATTACCATTCCTGCTACCAATATATCCAAGTCCACTGATAAATTCATTACATCTGTCTCTGGTAATTATCTCAAAAAGGGTGACCAAGAATCAGATCAGAGGGCTAGTCTCTCTGAAGAAACTCTTAGTAAACACAAAAATGCTCAGAAGCATGCAGAGGATGCTGCTGCTCTTGCTGCTGCTGCTGTTAATCACAGTGAAGAAATATGGAGGCAGTTGGACAAGCACAAAAATTCAGGGTTGGCACCAGATGTTGAAACTAAATTGACTTCCGCAGCTGTTGCAATAGCAGCAGCTGCTGCTGTTGCAAAGGCTGCGGCTGCGGCTGCCAATGTTTCCTCAAATGCTGCCTTACAAGCAAAATTGATGGCTGATGAAGCATTGGTTTCAAGTGGCTACAGAAATTCCACTCCCAATAATGCAATATCTGATAGTGGGAAGAGGTTGAGCGAGGCTACTCCTGCATCCATCTTAAAGGGTGAGGATGCTGCTGCTAGTTCAAATTCTGTCATTGTTGTTGCCAGAGAAGTTGCTAGAAGGAGGGTAGAAGCAGCTTCAGCTGCCGCAAAGCAAGCTGAAAACATGGATGCCATTGTTAAAGCTGCTGAGCTGGCAGCTGAAGCTGTGTCACAGGCTGGAAAGATTGTTGCTATGAGTGAACCTTTCTCATTGGCTGAATTGGTAGAAGCAGGTCCAGAAGCATATTGGAAAGTACCCCAAGCATCCCCTGAGCCAGATGGTGCTATTAGAGAGCAGATAAACATAGGTGGTAGCATGGAAGCTCCTGGTTCATCTGTTGGGCATCTAAAAGAGGTTCCTGGGGACAAGAGGGAAAAGCAGGATAACCACAGAAAGTCACCTACTCATAGAGAGATGACCAGAGAGTCTATGGAAGATCGTTCTAGATTGACAGATGGCGGTTTGGCTCCTGTTGCAACAAGTGAAAAAGATAAAAAAGGACAAAAGAGGCGCAAAGCTTCAGATTTTGCCAAAACTAAAGGAGTTGCTTCTGAATCTGAGATTGGTTTTGAATCACCTTTGATGATCACTCAGACTGACCATGAAAAAGCAGGGGAAACttcaaaagataataatataaGGGAAGGCTCGCATGTTGAGGTCTGTGACTTTTATTGAAATATTACTTGAGATTTTGATCTTTAGTTGAAATACACTTATATTTGATGGAAATTTGACAATGTAGTACTGAGTTTGAAAAAAATTGCATTCATTTGTCCTAGTTACCAGATGGAAATGTTGAAGTTTTATATACACATATTATTGATCTTATATTATATTTGATTTGTTTACAATTTTACTATCTCATGCCCAGGTATTGAGAGATGGAGGTGGGTCAAGAGTAGCATGGTTCCTGGCAGATATACTGAACTTGAATGATGGCAAAGCTTATGTGTGTTACAATGAACTTCGACAAGAGGGTGAGCTACCACAACAACTGTAACTTATGTTTTAGCTGAATCAACTGAGTTATGTTAACTATGAAAGCAGATCTGTTAGAATTCTTGTCCTTAATTTTTATGTAATTCCTTGTTGATGTGTGTGCAATTTTACTCTCTTTGGGGATCTCTAGGCTGAATCACAAATTTGCTTGTATGAATTAAATGCACCAGAGTGAGGGTATATTTCTTATGGACTTCTCTGCATAGAAACTTTCAAGTTTCTTATGGAAAAACAGTTTAGATGTCTTGCAATATGCGCAAACATCAATAATGGTTATCTTAACAAACCTTTTTTGACTGCTTGTCTTACAGATGGTGATAGGCTAAAGGAATGGGTGGAAGTTGAAGGTGATAGGGCACCTAGGATACGCTGTGCTCGTCCTAGTACAGCTATGTCATTTGAAGGAACAAGGAAGAGACGCAGGGCAGCCATGGGGGATTATAATTGGTCTGTTGGAGATAGGGTTGATGCATGGATGCAAAATAGGTATGCATGCAATGTTTTTTATATCTTCTTTTACCTATTTCTTGCAGTCCATTGGACAGAAATGGTACTGTTGAAGATTATGGGgacattataaaatatatatgaggaAGTAGAATTTTGGATAATTTGTCTATATTTTCTAGCCAACCTTTAGGATATCCATTAATACCTTTTTGTGCAACCCTACGATTTGTCATTTTGTAATCTGACAAGATATTCACCTTTTGATGTTTAAACAAACTGATTTATGCTAGAATGCATTTTTATGCCCTGTTTTTCTGGATGGCTTTGGACTACCTTTGTGAATCAAATGCTATTTATTTCCCATCAATCATGTATTTCCTTGTGCTAGAGGGAAGGAGAGTTTCAATTCTATCAAGttgtttcaattttaattatCAAGGAATGAACTGATGTTTGAAATTATTATGTTCATTTATTTGGCTTTCAGCTGGTGGGAGGGAGTTGTCATTGAGAAGAGCAAGAAAGATGAAACTTCATTTACTGTCCATTTTCCTGGTATGCATGACCAAGTAGAACAGTTATTAACGATCTGGATTGTAATCTGCTCAGTAGAAAAGTCTATACAGCCTCTGCTCTGAGAATAgtaaaactttattttattgtttttattgcAGCTCAAGGAGAAACATCTGGTGTCAAAGCATGGCTTCTTCGTCCTTCTCTGATGTGGAAGAAAGGTAGTTGGGTTGAATGGTCCAGCTTTGTTGATAATAATGAGTCTTCCCGTGAGGTGTGATATGCTAGCTTATACTTGTGATTGATGCTTCTCTCATGATACTTTGATTGCTTCTTGGTGCTAAGTCATTGATCTATTTTTCAGGGTGATACCCCACAGGAAAAGCGACAAAGGTTAGGCAGTCCTGCGGTTGAAGCCAAAGGGAAAGATAAGTTTTCAAAAAATGTTGACATTAAGGAATCTGGGAAACCTGATGACACGAAATTGCTGGATTTATCTGCAAACAAAGaaatatttaatattggtaaaaGTACCAGAGATGAGAGTAAACCTGACTCACTGAAAATGATACGTactggtttaaagaagaaaggatcaggaGTGGTTTTTGGTGTTCCTAAGCCTGGAAAGAAGCAAAAGTTTATGGAAGTAAGTAAACATTATGTTGCAGATCAGAGTAGCAAGACTCATGAAACTAGTGATTCAGCCAAGTTTACAAAATATTTAATGCCTCAAGGATCTGAACCTCGTGGAACGAAAAATAAAATTGAACCAAAACGAATGGCTGTATCCAAGCCCAAGATTCTCAAGTCCGGAAAATTGCCTAGTGTTTCTAGTAGAAGTATTCCTCAGAAGAACTACTTATCAAACACTATGGTTTCTGAACCTGAGAGTGTTGTGGCCTCAGATGTGTCAAAATTGGAGGATTCTGTAAGCCATGCTGAGAATGTATCAGGAAAGCCAACCTTGATGGAGTTCAGATCATTTTCATCTTCTGATGGAGCAGCAGAGGGCCCGGTCTTATTTTCTTCTGTGGCTGTCTCATCAGATGCACCCCTCAAGAAAACTTCAGCTTCAAATGCTAAATCTGAAAGGATTAATAAAGGGAAATTCGCGCCATCTGGTGGGAAATTGGAAAAAATCGAGGAAAAAGTTTTCAATGATGATACAACAAAAACAAGTTCTGAAGGTGTTGAACCTCGTAGATCTAATCGCAGGATTCAGCCAACATCAAGAGTAAGTTAATAGATATGATCATTCATTTCATAAGTTTCATTATACTGCAGAATCAAAATTTCTAGATCTAAATCTATTTCATATGCTAAGTATACTGCTCTTTTCTTTTTTGGGAAaatgaattgaaatttttttttcttgtacatcatGTACCCCTGTGAGCTTTGAGTTGTGCTTTGAAAAATTCCTTGCTTGTAAACGGTTGACAATTTATGTGTAAGATTTGATTCCGGGTTTCAGACTCTTTAGGGAACAAGTTGAGAAGTAGAGGTTTGCTTGGAATATAGGAACAACATTTCCCGTAGGAAAATGAATTTGACAGTGTGTTTTGCAAATTTGTTGAATTCTTATCCTATCTACTGGTATTGGGGTGAAGAGATTTCAAGCAGCATCTTTTCCATATTTCTATTTTTCTATCATAATCTAGGAAATCAACATTGAGATATGACATTAACATATTTGGTTAGACAGATATGtgtctaaaatataaaattgttaCTGGGTATCACATAGAATGTTTTGTTGAATGAAAATGGGAATTTATAGAGTTTTACTTCTGCTGTTTTTACTTCTTTAAGAAGAATAGTTGTGCTTGGTGCCAGCTACATATTAAACTAGGATATGTTTCTTCCCTGTATGATGTCACTTAACCCTAAGAATTCTTTGCCCGTCTTCTGCTCACTTGTCTGAGTTCAGTGATGTCGATAATATATATGTTATCAGGAAGAAGGGAAATCTATTATAATCACTAACCACATTTATTTTCCTGCATTTACAATTTGTACTGATATGGTTACGGATCTTGTTTGTTGCCCACAGCTTTTGGAAGGGCTACAAAGCTCGTTGGCCATCTCAAAAATTCCTTCTGTTTCACTCGACAAAAGTCACAAAAGT
This window of the Gossypium arboreum isolate Shixiya-1 chromosome 12, ASM2569848v2, whole genome shotgun sequence genome carries:
- the LOC108479142 gene encoding uncharacterized protein LOC108479142 isoform X1, with the protein product MDYDDNDSQSQNLHLAGEGNNKFPPVLRSYDLPRFDFDDNLRGHLRFDSLVETEVFLGIESSEDNQWIEEFSRGSTGIAFSSSAAEPCLISRRTNVWSEAASLESVEMLLKSVGQDETTLDQTISKDSDACDELGCMIKPMDPSLKHRDSSLSKVGDDIQPALHTGEIPGKCVDNQLVEDSSQTHEGGPSVHGALEDPNSKNTDIPATERDESKDGKHFVVNENLVEASADQSLDDSVQEDKFASGSEVNTVIPSVQSTCMTSVLVDDEDSTHLKNDIIDKNVDNLERENVGLSPELHIGGKNLVDDTVACVTSHVQKHSASEMQSREEEHAAGNSTANMSEPSGRILEGNSDLHMVEECSKRAGVEILLQTSKSEDIVLSEGKLHDTLSMPIGSDITLKEHENEVSDTGTKICTSLESKVNSTMKLASDAIEKKDLLEIDYHPDKKISSSKSEKSLLLAEDGKGSKDEGEDSHDTLVAGPTKVCEKYIVTEHIDDHKCDRSVSVASKQNTNLPSDCSSADCFDDRSPLVTKGVDSSSFGAGGRVNELASNLKPDVPVSSMLVDCVLLPSDKGMPANTVLDKKEVQVPSSEASFSVVKTSEMTTEKGASCETGEQFSCKIVDQSLLMKNTTTLEGENGDQTLCGVTLEVGKDMHSSSIVSDSTVRKTDGDKALVISEVSTDSAGDASTQLNKTLMNSVPSTSMETSHNTDQNHHKDNNSRLVSEEISGRVAVHQVDVDPAKATSFASVPSSESQTKFHMMESGSSSADLDNPSCGSPIVIRTSEQSQGKIENGVKRSKDQSAVASGVTNEEANKEKSISQDTEGNDATPGDKSFTFEVPPFLGVSEQESGKNWQPFSTTQHDKISPKAMEGTPSTSGLSKAGAKAARETSCANLQAPKREDVRGGFKGTSERKTRRTGGKSASKEAAKKGNAAKERTPARESERSDRTSNLSLSSAGTGQLVQSNEMQHYGHIEGGNMKPFGVLSTSVSSLPDLNTSASSSAVFQQPFTDLQQVQLRAQIFVYGALIQGTVPDEAYMISAFGGPDGGRTIWENAWRAGTERVHGKKSLLVSPETPLQSHIGAKTSDQSIKQNTLQSKATSSPASRSTSKGTPTTSIVNPIIPLSSPLWSIRTPSGDALQPTGFPRGAVMDYQLAISPLHPSATRNLIGHNSSWMSQSPFRGPWTPQTSAFDGNAGFPVRPITEAVNSNPGIASVPHSSSMKQVSAVPVVQSGSPANIFAGTPLLDTKKATLKPGHHSADPKPRKRKKSTVPEESGQSIPHFQSESPLATVVVSQTSTPAVITIPATNISKSTDKFITSVSGNYLKKGDQESDQRASLSEETLSKHKNAQKHAEDAAALAAAAVNHSEEIWRQLDKHKNSGLAPDVETKLTSAAVAIAAAAAVAKAAAAAANVSSNAALQAKLMADEALVSSGYRNSTPNNAISDSGKRLSEATPASILKGEDAAASSNSVIVVAREVARRRVEAASAAAKQAENMDAIVKAAELAAEAVSQAGKIVAMSEPFSLAELVEAGPEAYWKVPQASPEPDGAIREQINIGGSMEAPGSSVGHLKEVPGDKREKQDNHRKSPTHREMTRESMEDRSRLTDGGLAPVATSEKDKKGQKRRKASDFAKTKGVASESEIGFESPLMITQTDHEKAGETSKDNNIREGSHVEVLRDGGGSRVAWFLADILNLNDGKAYVCYNELRQEDGDRLKEWVEVEGDRAPRIRCARPSTAMSFEGTRKRRRAAMGDYNWSVGDRVDAWMQNSWWEGVVIEKSKKDETSFTVHFPAQGETSGVKAWLLRPSLMWKKGSWVEWSSFVDNNESSREGDTPQEKRQRLGSPAVEAKGKDKFSKNVDIKESGKPDDTKLLDLSANKEIFNIGKSTRDESKPDSLKMIRTGLKKKGSGVVFGVPKPGKKQKFMEVSKHYVADQSSKTHETSDSAKFTKYLMPQGSEPRGTKNKIEPKRMAVSKPKILKSGKLPSVSSRSIPQKNYLSNTMVSEPESVVASDVSKLEDSVSHAENVSGKPTLMEFRSFSSSDGAAEGPVLFSSVAVSSDAPLKKTSASNAKSERINKGKFAPSGGKLEKIEEKVFNDDTTKTSSEGVEPRRSNRRIQPTSRLLEGLQSSLAISKIPSVSLDKSHKSQSRSMRG
- the LOC108479142 gene encoding uncharacterized protein LOC108479142 isoform X5 encodes the protein MDYDDNDSQSQNLHLAGEGNNKFPPVLRSYDLPRFDFDDNLRGHLRFDSLVETEVFLGIESSEDNQWIEEFSRGSTGIAFSSSAAEPCLISRRTNVWSEAASLESVEMLLKSVGQDETTLDQTISKDSDACDELGCMIKPMDPSLKHRDSSLSKVGDDIQPALHTGEIPGKCVDNQLVEDSSQTHEGGPSVHGALEDPNSKNTDIPATERDESKDGKHFVVNENLVEASADQSLDDSVQEDKFASGSEVNTVIPSVQSTCMTSVLVDDEDSTHLKNDIIDKNVDNLERENVGLSPELHIGGKNLVDDTVACVTSHVQKHSASEMQSREEEHAAGNSTANMSEPSGRILEGNSDLHMVEECSKRAGVEILLQTSKSEDIVLSEGKLHDTLSMPIGSDITLKEHENEVSDTGTKICTSLESKVNSTMKLASDAIEKKDLLEIDYHPDKKISSSKSEKSLLLAEDGKGSKDEGEDSHDTLVAGPTKVCEKYIVTEHIDDHKCDRSVSVASKQNTNLPSDCSSADCFDDRSPLVTKGVDSSSFGAGGRVNELASNLKPDVPVSSMLVDCVLLPSDKGMPANTVLDKKEVQVPSSEASFSVVKTSEMTTEKGASCETGEQFSCKIVDQSLLMKNTTTLEGENGDQTLCGVTLEVGKDMHSSSIVSDSTVRKTDGDKALVISEVSTDSAGDASTQLNKTLMNSVPSTSMETSHNTDQNHHKDNNSRLVSEEISGRVAVHQVDVDPAKATSFASVPSSESQTKFHMMESGSSSADLDNPSCGSPIVIRTSEQSQGKIENGVKRSKDQSAVASGVTNEEANKEKSISQDTEGNDATPGDKSFTFEVPPFLGVSEQESGKNWQPFSTTQHDKISPKAMEGTPSTSGLSKAGAKAARETSCANLQAPKREDVRGGFKGTSERKTRRTGGKSASKEAAKKGNAAKERTPARESERSDRTSNLSLSSAGTGQLVQSNEMQHYGHIEGGNMKPFGVLSTSVSSLPDLNTSASSSAVFQQPFTDLQQVQLRAQIFVYGALIQGTVPDEAYMISAFGGPDGGRTIWENAWRAGTERVHGKKSLLVSPETPLQSHIGAKTSDQSIKQNTLQSKATSSPASRSTSKGTPTTSIVNPIIPLSSPLWSIRTPSGDALQPTGFPRGAVMDYQLAISPLHPSATRNLIGHNSSWMSQSPFRGPWTPQTSAFDGNAGFPVRPITEAVNSNPGIASVPHSSSMKQVSAVPVVQSGSPANIFAGTPLLDTKKATLKPGHHSADPKPRKRKKSTVPEESGQSIPHFQSESPLATVVGDQESDQRASLSEETLSKHKNAQKHAEDAAALAAAAVNHSEEIWRQLDKHKNSGLAPDVETKLTSAAVAIAAAAAVAKAAAAAANVSSNAALQAKLMADEALVSSGYRNSTPNNAISDSGKRLSEATPASILKGEDAAASSNSVIVVAREVARRRVEAASAAAKQAENMDAIVKAAELAAEAVSQAGKIVAMSEPFSLAELVEAGPEAYWKVPQASPEPDGAIREQINIGGSMEAPGSSVGHLKEVPGDKREKQDNHRKSPTHREMTRESMEDRSRLTDGGLAPVATSEKDKKGQKRRKASDFAKTKGVASESEIGFESPLMITQTDHEKAGETSKDNNIREGSHVEVLRDGGGSRVAWFLADILNLNDGKAYVCYNELRQEDGDRLKEWVEVEGDRAPRIRCARPSTAMSFEGTRKRRRAAMGDYNWSVGDRVDAWMQNSWWEGVVIEKSKKDETSFTVHFPAQGETSGVKAWLLRPSLMWKKGSWVEWSSFVDNNESSREGDTPQEKRQRLGSPAVEAKGKDKFSKNVDIKESGKPDDTKLLDLSANKEIFNIGKSTRDESKPDSLKMIRTGLKKKGSGVVFGVPKPGKKQKFMEVSKHYVADQSSKTHETSDSAKFTKYLMPQGSEPRGTKNKIEPKRMAVSKPKILKSGKLPSVSSRSIPQKNYLSNTMVSEPESVVASDVSKLEDSVSHAENVSGKPTLMEFRSFSSSDGAAEGPVLFSSVAVSSDAPLKKTSASNAKSERINKGKFAPSGGKLEKIEEKVFNDDTTKTSSEGVEPRRSNRRIQPTSRLLEGLQSSLAISKIPSVSLDKSHKSQSRSMRG
- the LOC108479142 gene encoding uncharacterized protein LOC108479142 isoform X2 codes for the protein MDYDDNDSQSQNLHLAGEGNNKFPPVLRSYDLPRFDFDDNLRGHLRFDSLVETEVFLGIESSEDNQWIEEFSRGSTGIAFSSSAAEPCLISRRTNVWSEAASLESVEMLLKSVGQDETTLDQTISKDSDACDELGCMIKPMDPSLKHRDSSLSKVGDDIQPALHTGEIPGKCVDNQLVEDSSQTHEGGPSVHGALEDPNSKNTDIPATERDESKDGKHFVVNENLVEASADQSLDDSVQEDKFASGSEVNTVIPSVQSTCMTSVLVDDEDSTHLKNDIIDKNVDNLERENVGLSPELHIGGKNLVDDTVACVTSHVQKHSASEMQSREEEHAAGNSTANMSEPSGRILEGNSDLHMVEECSKRAGVEILLQTSKSEDIVLSEGKLHDTLSMPIGSDITLKEHENEVSDTGTKICTSLESKVNSTMKLASDAIEKKDLLEIDYHPDKKISSSKSEKSLLLAEDGKGSKDEGEDSHDTLVAGPTKVCEKYIVTEHIDDHKCDRSVSVASKQNTNLPSDCSSADCFDDRSPLVTKGVDSSSFGAGGRVNELASNLKPDVPVSSMLVDCVLLPSDKGMPANTVLDKKEVQVPSSEASFSVVKTSEMTTEKGASCETGEQFSCKIVDQSLLMKNTTTLEGENGDQTLCGVTLEVGKDMHSSSIVSDSTVRKTDGDKALVISEVSTDSAGDASTQLNKTLMNSVPSTSMETSHNTDQNHHKDNNSRLVSEEISGRVAVHQVDVDPAKATSFASVPSSESQTKFHMMESGSSSADLDNPSCGSPIVIRTSEQSQGKIENGVKRSKDQSAVASGVTNEEANKEKSISQDTEGNDATPGDKSFTFEVPPFLGVSEQESGKNWQPFSTTQHDKISPAMEGTPSTSGLSKAGAKAARETSCANLQAPKREDVRGGFKGTSERKTRRTGGKSASKEAAKKGNAAKERTPARESERSDRTSNLSLSSAGTGQLVQSNEMQHYGHIEGGNMKPFGVLSTSVSSLPDLNTSASSSAVFQQPFTDLQQVQLRAQIFVYGALIQGTVPDEAYMISAFGGPDGGRTIWENAWRAGTERVHGKKSLLVSPETPLQSHIGAKTSDQSIKQNTLQSKATSSPASRSTSKGTPTTSIVNPIIPLSSPLWSIRTPSGDALQPTGFPRGAVMDYQLAISPLHPSATRNLIGHNSSWMSQSPFRGPWTPQTSAFDGNAGFPVRPITEAVNSNPGIASVPHSSSMKQVSAVPVVQSGSPANIFAGTPLLDTKKATLKPGHHSADPKPRKRKKSTVPEESGQSIPHFQSESPLATVVVSQTSTPAVITIPATNISKSTDKFITSVSGNYLKKGDQESDQRASLSEETLSKHKNAQKHAEDAAALAAAAVNHSEEIWRQLDKHKNSGLAPDVETKLTSAAVAIAAAAAVAKAAAAAANVSSNAALQAKLMADEALVSSGYRNSTPNNAISDSGKRLSEATPASILKGEDAAASSNSVIVVAREVARRRVEAASAAAKQAENMDAIVKAAELAAEAVSQAGKIVAMSEPFSLAELVEAGPEAYWKVPQASPEPDGAIREQINIGGSMEAPGSSVGHLKEVPGDKREKQDNHRKSPTHREMTRESMEDRSRLTDGGLAPVATSEKDKKGQKRRKASDFAKTKGVASESEIGFESPLMITQTDHEKAGETSKDNNIREGSHVEVLRDGGGSRVAWFLADILNLNDGKAYVCYNELRQEDGDRLKEWVEVEGDRAPRIRCARPSTAMSFEGTRKRRRAAMGDYNWSVGDRVDAWMQNSWWEGVVIEKSKKDETSFTVHFPAQGETSGVKAWLLRPSLMWKKGSWVEWSSFVDNNESSREGDTPQEKRQRLGSPAVEAKGKDKFSKNVDIKESGKPDDTKLLDLSANKEIFNIGKSTRDESKPDSLKMIRTGLKKKGSGVVFGVPKPGKKQKFMEVSKHYVADQSSKTHETSDSAKFTKYLMPQGSEPRGTKNKIEPKRMAVSKPKILKSGKLPSVSSRSIPQKNYLSNTMVSEPESVVASDVSKLEDSVSHAENVSGKPTLMEFRSFSSSDGAAEGPVLFSSVAVSSDAPLKKTSASNAKSERINKGKFAPSGGKLEKIEEKVFNDDTTKTSSEGVEPRRSNRRIQPTSRLLEGLQSSLAISKIPSVSLDKSHKSQSRSMRG